A portion of the Paenibacillus hamazuiensis genome contains these proteins:
- a CDS encoding GMC family oxidoreductase N-terminal domain-containing protein — MYDADVIVIGSGGGGAVIAKELGEKGLKVLVLEAGPWYGNSKWPSPNTDRGAEWSSSYADLDVNLYKKIYNAHENNMNDVVSGTFRFGPADRRRAPWHRVMRQKGDIWQLAGVGGTTQHYWAQSPRAFPASVDNVWPISYRELIPYYEKVEATLPVQFSPTTPKEELFYYGAKKAGWSLIPTLDVVTPGYRPNPNAILPPNKHLMDPNYSMEQLFNMEGCTLKGHCVNGCSAGPSVDRIAKRGTLVSYVPLALKTGNVAIRPNSFAVKILTRRDPKDGLCANGVQFRDTWTGEIGELTARAVVMAAGCLESPRLWLNSALPYNAWVGRGLTNHYFDWVGGVFDEKDLMSILGLPEVYPYMGHTSGARVDIPGTGVFQVSCLSPGLMAFLSYGFSEAGYDAFTPPEPGEPWDIRGRVVGPELKELMLNYNRTMTVLLLTDDDTLYNNRVEVDPLLKDEHGPIPVIYYTPNKKTLKRRDQLVRYTCETLQAAGARKIFRSDTPAGFLLHIESTMRMGFVVDTNCEAYQVKRLFIADNSVHYNGIGGPNPTLTTQALATRTADKLADAYFT, encoded by the coding sequence ATGTATGATGCCGACGTCATCGTCATCGGATCCGGCGGAGGCGGAGCCGTTATCGCCAAAGAGCTCGGGGAAAAAGGGCTCAAGGTGCTTGTTCTGGAAGCCGGCCCTTGGTATGGCAACAGCAAATGGCCCAGCCCCAACACCGATCGCGGAGCGGAATGGAGCTCAAGTTATGCGGATCTGGACGTAAATCTTTACAAAAAAATTTACAATGCGCACGAAAACAATATGAACGACGTCGTTTCCGGCACGTTTCGTTTCGGACCGGCCGACCGTCGCCGTGCCCCTTGGCACCGGGTCATGCGGCAGAAAGGCGACATATGGCAGCTCGCCGGCGTCGGCGGAACGACGCAGCATTACTGGGCCCAGTCGCCCCGCGCTTTTCCCGCGTCGGTTGACAATGTGTGGCCGATCAGCTACCGGGAGCTGATCCCGTATTACGAGAAGGTGGAAGCGACGCTCCCCGTACAGTTTTCGCCGACAACCCCGAAGGAAGAGCTGTTTTATTACGGCGCCAAAAAAGCCGGCTGGTCTTTGATCCCGACGCTCGATGTGGTGACCCCGGGGTACCGACCGAATCCGAACGCGATCCTGCCGCCGAACAAACATCTGATGGACCCTAACTATTCGATGGAGCAGCTTTTCAATATGGAAGGATGCACGTTAAAGGGGCACTGCGTCAACGGCTGCTCCGCCGGACCCTCGGTCGATCGGATCGCCAAACGGGGCACGCTGGTCAGCTACGTTCCGCTCGCTCTCAAAACCGGCAACGTCGCCATTCGCCCGAACTCCTTTGCGGTCAAAATTTTAACGCGGCGCGACCCAAAAGACGGTCTTTGCGCCAACGGCGTGCAGTTCCGCGATACATGGACGGGCGAAATCGGCGAACTGACGGCCAGGGCGGTCGTCATGGCCGCCGGGTGTCTCGAGTCGCCGCGGCTCTGGCTCAACTCCGCACTGCCTTATAACGCCTGGGTCGGCAGAGGACTTACCAATCATTACTTCGATTGGGTCGGCGGCGTTTTTGACGAAAAAGATCTGATGAGCATTTTGGGGTTGCCCGAAGTGTATCCGTACATGGGACATACGTCGGGAGCGCGTGTCGATATTCCGGGAACCGGAGTTTTTCAGGTTTCCTGCCTGAGTCCGGGACTTATGGCCTTTCTGTCGTACGGCTTCAGCGAAGCAGGCTACGATGCCTTTACACCTCCCGAACCGGGGGAACCTTGGGACATTCGGGGCAGGGTAGTCGGACCCGAGCTCAAGGAGCTGATGCTGAACTATAACAGAACCATGACGGTGCTGCTGCTGACGGACGATGATACGTTATACAACAACCGGGTGGAGGTGGACCCGCTGCTGAAAGATGAGCACGGTCCGATACCGGTCATTTATTATACCCCCAATAAGAAAACGCTCAAAAGGCGCGATCAGCTCGTTCGCTATACCTGCGAAACGCTGCAAGCCGCGGGCGCGAGAAAGATTTTCAGATCGGATACGCCGGCCGGCTTTTTGCTCCATATCGAAAGCACGATGAGAATGGGTTTTGTCGTGGATACTAACTGCGAGGCTTACCAGGTCAAACGGCTGTTTATTGCCGACAACAGCGTGCATTACAACGGAATCGGCGGGCCGAATCCGACGCTCACTACGCAGGCGCTGGCAACGCGCACGGCGGATAAGCTGGCGGATGCCTATTTCACCTGA
- a CDS encoding spore germination protein encodes MPIKKMIASRKTKMPMFEDPDAAAEGAAKPLSGSLADNEAWLKHTFSNCSDLTVRKLHLRHSVPGIVVYFKELVDARQLDEELLEPLMRQRPERGDNDISFMEQIKSDLVPVALTQIIDNKKDAVARIIKGEVVLIADNSAQALAINVKSTMHRALSEPSTESVIRGPKIGFIENIGINQALLRRNIRTPRLKMEQMLVGKVSQTEVALAYMEGAASPAVIAEVKKRMSQIELDTILESAFIEEIIRDAAYSPFPVIHVTERPDSAAASLLEGRVVILVDGSPVSMIVPVNIWHAFQTVEDYYTNYIFATFLRWLRYFFAFISLTLPSFYVAVSEFNPELIPTTLAMTLAAAREPVPFPTLIEILMMEIAFEAIREAGIRLPRPVGQTISIVGVLVIGQAAVQAGIVSAPIVIIVSLTGIASFLIPNYNMSQAIRLMRFPLMLCAGIFGLYGVGAGLIALLIHLVNLRSFGVYYMAPLAPFDRDGIKDVLGRAPWWIMQKRKNRVWPTQELSKQ; translated from the coding sequence ATGCCGATAAAAAAAATGATCGCCTCCCGCAAAACGAAAATGCCGATGTTTGAAGATCCGGACGCGGCTGCGGAAGGGGCTGCGAAACCTCTGTCCGGCAGCTTGGCCGACAACGAAGCCTGGTTGAAGCATACGTTTTCCAACTGTTCCGATTTGACGGTCAGGAAATTGCATCTACGCCACTCCGTCCCCGGAATTGTCGTTTATTTTAAAGAGCTGGTCGACGCCAGGCAATTGGACGAGGAACTGCTGGAACCGCTAATGCGGCAGCGGCCGGAACGCGGAGATAACGACATATCTTTCATGGAACAAATCAAAAGCGATCTCGTTCCGGTTGCTTTGACCCAAATCATCGACAACAAAAAAGATGCGGTCGCCCGGATCATCAAGGGAGAAGTCGTTTTGATCGCCGACAATTCCGCGCAGGCCCTCGCTATTAATGTAAAATCCACTATGCACCGCGCATTGTCGGAACCGAGCACGGAATCCGTTATCCGCGGTCCGAAGATCGGGTTTATCGAAAATATCGGGATCAATCAGGCGCTGCTCCGCCGGAACATCAGGACCCCGCGGCTGAAAATGGAGCAGATGCTTGTCGGAAAAGTTTCGCAAACGGAGGTAGCCCTTGCATACATGGAAGGCGCAGCTTCGCCCGCGGTAATTGCCGAAGTGAAGAAACGCATGTCGCAAATTGAACTGGATACGATACTGGAATCGGCTTTCATAGAAGAAATAATCCGCGACGCCGCGTATTCGCCTTTTCCTGTCATACACGTAACGGAGCGGCCGGATTCGGCTGCAGCTTCTCTGCTCGAAGGAAGGGTTGTCATCCTGGTGGACGGGTCTCCTGTGTCGATGATCGTTCCTGTTAATATATGGCACGCCTTTCAAACGGTCGAGGACTACTATACGAATTATATTTTTGCGACTTTTTTGCGCTGGCTGCGTTACTTTTTCGCCTTCATTTCCTTGACCTTGCCGTCTTTTTATGTAGCCGTTTCCGAGTTCAATCCGGAGCTCATACCAACCACCCTGGCGATGACGCTTGCTGCGGCAAGAGAGCCGGTGCCTTTCCCGACCCTTATCGAAATTTTGATGATGGAGATCGCCTTTGAGGCCATCCGCGAGGCCGGTATCCGCCTGCCCCGCCCGGTCGGGCAAACCATCAGCATTGTAGGCGTGCTTGTCATCGGACAAGCTGCGGTGCAGGCGGGGATCGTATCGGCGCCGATCGTCATCATCGTCTCTTTGACCGGAATCGCTTCTTTTCTGATACCGAACTATAATATGAGCCAGGCAATCCGTTTAATGCGGTTCCCGCTCATGCTGTGTGCCGGCATCTTCGGCTTGTACGGCGTAGGCGCCGGACTTATCGCCCTCCTGATTCATCTGGTCAATCTGCGTTCCTTTGGAGTCTACTATATGGCTCCGCTTGCTCCGTTCGACCGGGACGGCATTAAGGACGTTTTGGGCAGAGCGCCCTGGTGGATCATGCAAAAGCGGAAAAACCGCGTTTGGCCGACACAGGAGCTGAGTAAACAATGA
- the glp gene encoding gephyrin-like molybdotransferase Glp gives MKFQREIVQVEEAQRRILRHAAPLPAERVPLAESFGRRLAEPVAADHPVPHFRRSGVDGYAVIAADTEHAAPDSPATLDVVELIMCGSVPSRRLGPGQAARIMTGAVVPEGADAVIMLEMTDSMDAAHSGGAGEPVRVKKRMAPGDNVTPVGREVQAREQVLEPGRVIRAGEAAVLATFGVDPVPVYRQPKVAIFSTGSELLPVHEPLSPGKIRNSNSYMLAAQVREAGGLPFVMPVLPDDADAVLAALERAFREADAVITTGGVSVGDKDVLVDVFARWSGEMLFNKVAMRPGSPTTVGLLHGKPLFALSGNPGASFVGFELFVRPYLRSLLGEDRVLHAECAAFLDVSYDKGSAYPRYVRGTMTLADGQVRVRPAGHDKSSIMVSIKDADCLIHIPAGGRGAARDERVRVLRLQ, from the coding sequence ATGAAGTTTCAGAGGGAAATCGTTCAAGTGGAAGAAGCTCAGCGCCGCATTCTTCGCCACGCGGCGCCGCTGCCGGCGGAGCGGGTGCCGCTCGCGGAGAGCTTTGGCCGCCGGCTTGCGGAGCCGGTCGCTGCGGACCATCCGGTGCCGCATTTCCGGCGATCCGGCGTTGACGGCTACGCGGTCATAGCGGCGGATACGGAGCATGCCGCACCGGATAGCCCGGCGACGCTGGACGTCGTCGAGCTCATCATGTGCGGCTCCGTCCCTTCGCGGCGGCTTGGGCCCGGACAAGCAGCGCGTATTATGACGGGCGCTGTCGTGCCGGAAGGGGCGGATGCGGTCATCATGCTGGAGATGACCGACAGCATGGATGCCGCGCACAGCGGCGGCGCCGGCGAACCGGTGCGCGTCAAGAAGCGGATGGCCCCGGGAGACAACGTCACCCCGGTCGGCCGGGAGGTGCAGGCGCGGGAGCAGGTGCTGGAGCCGGGACGCGTTATCCGCGCAGGGGAAGCCGCGGTGCTCGCAACGTTCGGCGTGGACCCGGTTCCGGTATACCGGCAGCCGAAGGTTGCGATTTTCTCCACCGGCTCCGAACTGCTGCCGGTGCATGAGCCGCTTTCGCCGGGGAAAATCCGCAACAGCAACAGCTATATGCTGGCCGCCCAGGTTCGTGAGGCGGGCGGACTGCCTTTCGTCATGCCGGTGCTGCCCGACGATGCCGATGCGGTGCTTGCCGCGCTGGAGCGGGCGTTTCGCGAGGCGGACGCGGTCATTACGACGGGAGGGGTTTCCGTCGGCGATAAAGACGTGCTGGTCGATGTTTTCGCGCGGTGGTCCGGCGAAATGCTGTTTAACAAAGTCGCGATGCGGCCGGGCAGCCCGACGACGGTGGGCCTCCTGCATGGCAAACCGCTGTTTGCGCTTTCCGGAAATCCAGGGGCTTCCTTCGTCGGCTTCGAATTATTCGTGCGGCCGTATTTGCGCAGCCTGCTCGGGGAAGACCGGGTGCTTCACGCGGAATGCGCCGCATTTCTCGACGTCAGCTACGACAAAGGTTCCGCCTATCCGAGATATGTCAGAGGCACCATGACGCTGGCGGACGGACAAGTTCGGGTTCGCCCGGCCGGCCATGACAAGTC
- a CDS encoding GerAB/ArcD/ProY family transporter — protein sequence MKLSGIQAFWMIAVMDLGMTILMTYTPALQAAQQDAWMSMLLAGCIALLIAVISAKLVLLYPQQNLIEFSQTIMGKWLGKLVVMVYLVQWYTIIPIILRQFSDLIQILLLPFTPKSVIISVMILLVVYVTYSGGIDGIGRCSEILGPIILSMVFLVLLFSVNNIQWHRMLPVYADSGVSAILRGSLPPASYLGHAVEFVMLSSFLNNPRNGSPYAIWGVGIASFSTLLAMMMVILTSGVNLSSRTWYPFFEMSKKIAIFEFIENLDALAVVIWVTSVFIKLSVYLFITSYGTAQFLQIRNWRRLIWFIAPISVAFAFIPQNVSEATAGYLNHYWVPVVLPVNMIGLPLLLLIVGKVRLRRKKA from the coding sequence ATGAAACTGAGCGGAATTCAAGCATTCTGGATGATTGCCGTCATGGATCTCGGCATGACCATACTGATGACCTATACCCCCGCACTGCAGGCTGCGCAGCAGGACGCCTGGATGTCCATGCTGCTGGCCGGCTGCATCGCTCTGCTGATTGCCGTCATCTCGGCAAAACTCGTGCTGCTGTATCCGCAGCAAAATCTGATCGAATTCAGTCAGACCATCATGGGCAAATGGCTCGGAAAGCTCGTTGTTATGGTCTATCTTGTCCAGTGGTATACGATCATTCCGATCATTCTCCGCCAATTCAGCGATCTGATCCAGATTTTGCTTCTGCCCTTCACCCCGAAGTCGGTCATCATCTCGGTTATGATATTGCTCGTCGTATACGTGACCTATTCCGGGGGGATTGACGGCATCGGACGGTGCAGCGAAATATTGGGGCCGATTATCTTGTCAATGGTTTTTCTTGTGCTGCTTTTCAGCGTTAATAACATTCAATGGCACCGCATGCTGCCCGTTTACGCGGATAGCGGCGTATCCGCCATACTCAGGGGATCGCTGCCTCCCGCATCTTATCTCGGTCATGCAGTGGAATTCGTCATGCTGTCATCTTTTTTGAACAACCCGCGCAATGGATCGCCGTATGCGATTTGGGGCGTAGGCATCGCCTCCTTTTCCACATTGCTTGCGATGATGATGGTTATTTTAACGAGCGGAGTCAATCTGTCTTCCAGAACGTGGTATCCGTTTTTTGAAATGTCCAAAAAAATCGCAATTTTCGAGTTTATCGAAAACCTCGACGCGCTGGCCGTCGTGATCTGGGTCACCAGCGTTTTCATCAAGCTCTCGGTTTACCTGTTCATTACCAGCTATGGAACGGCTCAATTTTTGCAAATCCGGAACTGGCGGCGTTTGATTTGGTTCATCGCCCCTATTTCTGTAGCCTTTGCCTTTATTCCGCAAAACGTATCGGAAGCGACTGCGGGGTATTTGAACCATTACTGGGTGCCTGTGGTGCTCCCTGTCAACATGATCGGGCTGCCGCTGCTGCTGCTGATCGTAGGTAAGGTCCGCCTGAGACGGAAAAAAGCGTAA
- a CDS encoding Ger(x)C family spore germination protein — MMLNLSRSAIFPILCLCLLTGCWDRTEISDLAFVLAGGIDVAEDGQLESTLQIALPTQLPNALELGKGGNNQPVLVVSEKGKDGADILHKMQKRLSRHIFLGHRGVLVIGEKYARTRMDQVLDQTLRYPGSRYNMYVLTARGTTAKKILQTPYLLESIPGIGIKKIQMSGLGYSLKVDEFLNELSLPGKAPVTSAIRLFSNDTEKNTFTIDEAAVYQLNRPRLVGFLTQEEQKILKWQKGKLNETRFTAQVTPPEEGFKGTIGIEVLTNHSTMKAEMKNDMPHMTIILKAGGRVIENDSKLDLSKKADLKLAESKLTEEAEKLVKQTIRRSQQELQADIFGIGEKIHTAYPAYWKKHKDQWINLYPEIPVACKVEIVISRIGRTQLPAHILQ; from the coding sequence ATGATGCTTAATTTATCGCGGAGCGCTATATTCCCGATCCTCTGCCTGTGCCTTTTGACCGGCTGTTGGGATCGCACCGAAATCAGCGATCTGGCCTTCGTGCTTGCCGGCGGGATCGATGTCGCAGAGGACGGACAGCTGGAATCCACGCTGCAAATCGCCCTGCCCACTCAACTTCCGAATGCGCTCGAACTGGGCAAAGGCGGAAATAATCAACCGGTTCTGGTCGTTTCGGAGAAAGGCAAGGACGGTGCGGACATTTTGCATAAAATGCAAAAACGTTTGTCCAGGCATATCTTTTTAGGTCACCGCGGCGTCCTTGTCATTGGCGAAAAATACGCAAGAACCCGCATGGACCAGGTTTTGGACCAGACGCTGCGTTACCCGGGCAGCCGATACAACATGTACGTGCTGACGGCCAGAGGCACAACAGCCAAAAAAATTTTGCAAACTCCTTACCTGCTCGAATCGATCCCGGGTATCGGCATTAAAAAAATTCAAATGTCCGGCCTCGGATATTCCTTAAAGGTTGACGAGTTTCTCAACGAGCTTTCGCTGCCCGGAAAAGCTCCGGTTACCAGCGCCATCCGGCTTTTTTCCAACGACACCGAGAAAAATACGTTTACGATCGACGAAGCGGCCGTATACCAGCTCAACAGGCCGAGACTGGTCGGATTTTTAACCCAGGAAGAACAAAAAATTCTCAAATGGCAGAAAGGAAAGTTGAACGAAACCCGGTTTACAGCTCAGGTCACCCCGCCGGAGGAAGGCTTTAAGGGAACTATCGGCATCGAGGTGCTGACCAACCATTCAACTATGAAAGCTGAAATGAAAAATGACATGCCGCATATGACCATCATCCTTAAAGCGGGCGGAAGAGTGATCGAAAACGATTCAAAGCTGGATTTAAGTAAAAAAGCCGATTTGAAGCTGGCCGAAAGCAAATTGACCGAAGAAGCGGAAAAGCTGGTCAAACAAACGATCCGGCGGTCGCAGCAGGAACTTCAAGCGGACATCTTCGGAATCGGCGAAAAAATCCATACGGCCTATCCCGCTTACTGGAAGAAACATAAAGATCAGTGGATTAACCTCTACCCGGAAATTCCGGTCGCCTGCAAGGTCGAGATTGTGATTTCGCGGATCGGCCGAACCCAATTGCCGGCTCATATACTTCAGTAA
- the mobA gene encoding molybdenum cofactor guanylyltransferase has product MSGAGRGDGAPVTGVILAGGSNRRMGGRFKALLPWNGRPLIEHQLEQMRRLCSDIVIVTNRPDDLAMYACGTVRLAADLHPGEGPLAGMQAAWAAARGDLAWIVACDMPFVSAAAAEAMAELQAGSGCEAVVPQLDGRVQPLHGVYSRSCAERIDRLLAGGERRVMRLLDGVSWRAADEAFFAGKGIDLRFVLNINSVEQYEALCYDK; this is encoded by the coding sequence GTGAGTGGGGCAGGCCGCGGGGACGGCGCGCCCGTCACCGGCGTCATCCTGGCCGGCGGGAGCAACCGCCGTATGGGCGGCCGCTTCAAGGCACTGCTGCCGTGGAACGGGCGTCCGCTGATCGAGCATCAGCTGGAGCAAATGCGTCGGCTGTGCAGCGACATCGTCATCGTGACGAACCGCCCGGACGACCTTGCGATGTATGCCTGCGGCACGGTGCGGCTGGCGGCGGATCTTCACCCCGGCGAGGGCCCGCTCGCCGGGATGCAGGCGGCATGGGCGGCGGCGCGCGGCGATCTGGCATGGATCGTCGCGTGCGACATGCCGTTTGTTTCCGCCGCGGCCGCCGAAGCGATGGCAGAGCTGCAAGCCGGGAGCGGCTGCGAGGCGGTGGTGCCGCAGCTGGACGGCCGCGTGCAGCCGCTGCACGGCGTGTACAGCCGCTCCTGCGCGGAGCGGATCGACCGGCTGCTGGCCGGCGGAGAGCGCAGGGTGATGCGGCTCTTGGACGGCGTTTCATGGCGTGCGGCGGACGAAGCTTTTTTTGCCGGAAAAGGAATCGATTTGCGGTTTGTTCTCAATATAAACTCGGTGGAGCAGTATGAAGCTTTGTGTTATGATAAATGA
- the moaA gene encoding GTP 3',8-cyclase MoaA, protein MSKVLVDRFNRVHDYLRISVTDRCNLRCVYCMPEEGMTFEPEEKLLRFDEIAEVVRVLAGYGVRKLRLTGGEPLVRKNLVELVRMLSAIPGIEDIALTTNGVFFAAKADAFKEAGLTRINISLDSLRADRFSLITRGGDIRRVLDSVAAAQRVGLDPIKLNVVLMKGINDDEIEDFLQLTLSGRVQVRFIEYMPIGHDDDGWKTKYVPLSAVLERCERMGWHVQPHGEVYGNGPSKNYRIEGAPGSFGLIHPVSDHFCETCNRLRLTADGNIKPCLYWSDEFNVRKYIGDDEALAKLFFRALDVKPQNHEMAQALLGASQSHVPTMRRMSQIGG, encoded by the coding sequence ATGTCCAAAGTGCTGGTGGACCGGTTTAACCGAGTGCATGACTATTTGCGCATTTCCGTAACGGACAGATGCAATTTGCGCTGCGTCTACTGTATGCCGGAGGAAGGCATGACGTTCGAGCCCGAAGAGAAGCTTCTGCGCTTCGACGAAATTGCCGAAGTCGTCCGCGTGCTGGCCGGCTACGGAGTGCGCAAGCTGAGGCTTACGGGCGGAGAACCGCTTGTCCGCAAAAATCTCGTGGAGCTCGTCCGCATGTTGTCGGCGATCCCCGGCATCGAAGATATCGCGCTGACGACGAACGGCGTGTTTTTCGCGGCAAAGGCGGATGCTTTCAAAGAGGCGGGGCTGACGCGCATCAACATCAGCCTGGATTCGCTTCGGGCTGACCGGTTTTCCCTGATCACGCGAGGAGGCGACATTCGGCGCGTGTTGGACAGCGTTGCGGCGGCGCAGCGGGTCGGGCTCGACCCGATCAAGCTGAATGTGGTGTTGATGAAGGGGATAAACGACGACGAGATCGAAGATTTTTTACAGCTGACGTTAAGCGGGCGCGTTCAGGTGCGCTTTATCGAATATATGCCGATCGGGCACGACGACGACGGCTGGAAGACGAAATACGTACCTTTGAGCGCTGTACTGGAGCGGTGCGAGCGGATGGGGTGGCACGTTCAGCCCCACGGCGAAGTGTACGGCAACGGGCCCTCCAAAAACTATCGCATCGAAGGCGCGCCCGGATCGTTCGGCCTCATTCATCCGGTCAGCGACCATTTCTGCGAAACGTGCAACCGGCTCCGGCTGACGGCGGACGGCAACATCAAGCCTTGTCTTTATTGGAGCGACGAATTCAACGTGCGCAAATATATCGGCGATGACGAAGCTCTTGCGAAGCTGTTTTTCCGCGCGCTTGACGTGAAGCCGCAAAACCACGAGATGGCGCAGGCGCTGCTCGGGGCGAGCCAGTCTCACGTCCCGACGATGCGGCGCATGTCGCAAATCGGCGGGTGA
- a CDS encoding MOSC domain-containing protein gives MKLVSLQVGKPGEHLFNGRPVMTGIYKEAVLHPVYLGAEQLDGDGQADLVNHGGPDKAVCVYCAEHYPYWRQRLDRELEYGAFGENFTVAGMPETDVRIGDIYEIGEAVVQLSQPRQPCFKLGGKHELNELPLYVQETGYTGYYFRVLKPGMVAAGQPLRLVERHSLQVTVAYANGIKYHDKQNAEGVRRILQVAELAQSWRESFSERLRKLESLA, from the coding sequence ATGAAGCTTGTTTCGCTGCAAGTGGGAAAACCGGGAGAACATCTGTTTAACGGCCGTCCGGTGATGACGGGAATATATAAGGAAGCGGTTCTGCATCCGGTTTATTTGGGGGCCGAGCAGCTGGACGGAGACGGTCAAGCCGATCTGGTCAACCACGGCGGTCCGGATAAAGCCGTATGCGTATATTGCGCGGAGCATTACCCGTATTGGCGGCAGCGGTTAGACCGCGAGCTGGAGTACGGCGCATTCGGGGAAAATTTTACGGTCGCCGGAATGCCCGAAACGGATGTGCGCATCGGCGATATTTATGAGATCGGCGAGGCCGTGGTGCAGCTCAGCCAACCGAGACAGCCGTGCTTCAAGCTCGGCGGCAAGCATGAATTGAACGAGCTGCCGCTGTATGTGCAGGAGACCGGGTACACCGGTTATTACTTCCGCGTGCTGAAGCCGGGCATGGTTGCCGCCGGGCAGCCGCTGCGGCTCGTCGAACGCCATTCGCTGCAGGTAACGGTGGCGTATGCGAACGGGATCAAATACCACGACAAGCAAAATGCCGAGGGCGTTCGGCGCATTTTGCAGGTGGCGGAGCTTGCGCAAAGCTGGCGGGAATCGTTCTCCGAGCGCTTGCGCAAGCTGGAGAGCTTGGCGTGA
- a CDS encoding GerAB/ArcD/ProY family transporter, producing MKVKEQISSAQMSVLFFAYMTGSSIVNIPAPLIGYAKNGAWISLLLSLSVGTLLLFCVLYLFRKFPDLTFIEYSNALVGKWVTLLLAVPFLSFQFHMTSGIVLDIGLFLNSSMMRQTPLSIFVFCVFVAAALTVRSGIETLARMILVPLIGVLCFVILIMLLSGNTYRYDHLLPIMPDGIKPVILGAYFSYGFPYVELVLMAMLFPYVRREGRPHLARGMFLALYMNAFFLIAVTLCTILVFGPLAGERKYSMFEVARIIDLLEVIQRIESLMGISLILTSFFKAAITLFILNLTFTRLFALKDDRILVFPLTLICFIFSLKQIDKGAAHWMYSVAVIHPLWATWAYLLPLAIVAAAAVLKRNRS from the coding sequence ATGAAGGTTAAAGAACAAATCAGCTCGGCGCAAATGTCCGTTTTGTTTTTTGCTTACATGACGGGATCTTCCATCGTCAATATCCCCGCCCCGCTGATCGGCTATGCCAAAAACGGGGCGTGGATATCGCTGCTGCTGTCTCTGTCTGTGGGCACACTGCTTTTATTCTGTGTGCTGTATTTGTTCCGCAAATTTCCCGATCTTACCTTTATTGAATACAGCAACGCCCTGGTCGGCAAGTGGGTCACATTGCTTCTCGCAGTCCCGTTTCTTTCGTTTCAATTTCATATGACATCCGGGATCGTCCTGGACATCGGTCTGTTCTTGAACAGTTCCATGATGCGGCAAACTCCGCTGTCCATTTTTGTATTCTGCGTCTTCGTCGCGGCCGCTCTCACTGTGCGTTCGGGGATCGAAACGTTGGCCCGCATGATATTGGTTCCTTTGATCGGGGTTCTTTGTTTCGTTATTCTGATCATGTTGTTGTCCGGGAACACTTACCGGTACGATCATCTTTTGCCCATTATGCCGGATGGAATCAAACCGGTCATTCTCGGAGCATATTTTTCGTACGGATTTCCCTATGTGGAGCTTGTGCTGATGGCGATGCTCTTTCCATACGTACGACGGGAAGGACGGCCGCATCTGGCAAGGGGAATGTTTCTCGCCTTGTATATGAATGCTTTTTTCCTGATCGCGGTTACGCTGTGTACGATTCTCGTATTTGGGCCGCTTGCAGGGGAGCGAAAATATTCGATGTTTGAAGTGGCGCGTATTATCGATCTGCTGGAAGTGATTCAAAGGATCGAGTCCCTGATGGGCATTTCCCTGATTTTGACCTCTTTTTTCAAGGCGGCGATTACGCTCTTTATCCTGAATTTGACGTTTACCAGGTTGTTCGCTTTAAAGGATGACCGGATACTCGTATTTCCGCTAACGCTGATTTGTTTCATATTCTCCTTGAAGCAAATCGATAAAGGAGCGGCTCACTGGATGTATTCCGTGGCGGTCATTCATCCGCTCTGGGCGACCTGGGCGTATTTGCTTCCGCTGGCGATTGTTGCCGCAGCCGCCGTTCTCAAAAGAAACCGTTCCTGA